The Alnus glutinosa chromosome 7, dhAlnGlut1.1, whole genome shotgun sequence genome includes a region encoding these proteins:
- the LOC133872789 gene encoding DNA topoisomerase 6 subunit A codes for MDDKKKKRRRLDPSSDEETRLPFKNRLKPDSVILESLRDLSNASSSASTSKTLTLADLSLASTCREVNELSLPSVESAIESLILKIAHSILGGHGFSFDVPSRSAANQLYVPELDRIVLKDKTSLRPYANISTVRKSTITTRILQLIHQLCAKNIHVTKRDLFYTDVKLFQDQTQSDTVLDDVSCILGCTRSSLNVIAAEKGVVVGRLIFSDNGDMIDCTKMGMGGKAIPPNIDRVGDMQSDALFILLVEKDAAYMRLAEDRFYNRFPCIIVTAKGQPDVATRLFLRKMKMELKLPVLALVDSDPYGLKILSVYGCGSKNMSYDSANLTTPDIKWLGIRPSDLDKYKIPEQCRLPMTEQDIKTGKDLLEEDFVKKNPGWVEELTLMVKTKQKAEIQALSTFGFQYLSEVYLPLKLQQRDWL; via the coding sequence ATGGacgacaagaagaagaaacggcGGCGACTCGACCCGAGCTCCGACGAAGAAACCCGGCTTCCCTTCAAGAACCGGCTCAAACCTGACTCCGTCATCCTCGAATCGCTCCGAGACCTCTCCAATGCCTCCTCCTCCGCATCTAcctccaaaaccctaaccctagcggACCTCTCCCTCGCCTCCACGTGCCGCGAGGTGAACGAGCTATCCCTCCCCTCCGTCGAGTCGGCCATCGAGTCCCTGATTCTGAAGATCGCGCACTCCATCCTCGGCGGCCACGGGTTCTCCTTCGACGTGCCGTCACGCTCCGCGGCCAACCAGCTCTACGTGCCGGAGCTCGACCGCATCGTGCTAAAAGATAAGACTTCCCTCCGCCCCTACGCTAACATCTCCACCGTCCGCAAGTCCACCATCACCACCCGCATCCTCCAGCTCATCCATCAGCTCTGCGCCAAGAACATCCACGTCACCAAGCGTGACCTCTTCTACACTGACGTCAAGCTCTTCCAGGACCAGACTCAGTCGGACACCGTCCTCGACGACGTATCGTGCATACTCGGCTGCACCCGCTCCAGCCTCAACGTCATCGCCGCAGAGAAAGGCGTTGTCGTGGGTCGCCTCATTTTCAGCGATAACGGCGATATGATCGATTGCACGAAGATGGGTATGGGCGGAAAGGCCATTCCGCCCAACATTGACAGGGTCGGGGATATGCAGAGCGACGCGTTGTTCATACTGTTGGTTGAGAAGGACGCGGCGTATATGCGATTGGCCGAGGACCGGTTCTACAATCGATTCCCGTGTATAATCGTGACGGCCAAGGGGCAGCCCGATGTGGCCACGAGGTTGTTCttgaggaagatgaagatggaGCTGAAGCTTCCGGTGCTTGCGCTTGTGGATAGCGATCCCTACGGGCTGAAGATTTTGTCGGTCTACGGATGCGGGTCGAAGAACATGTCGTATGACAGTGCGAATTTGACGACCCCGGATATCAAGTGGTTGGGGATTCGGCCGAGCGATTTGGACAAGTATAAAATACCAGAGCAGTGTCGGTTGCCGATGACGGAGCAGGATATTAAGACCGGCAAGGATTTGTTGGAGGAGGATTTTGTGAAGAAGAATCCCGGCTGGGTTGAGGAGCTGACTCTCATGGTGAAGACGAAGCAGAAGGCTGAGATACAGGCTTTGAGCACGTTTGGGTTTCAGTACTTGTCTGAGGTGTATTTGCCGCTGAAGCTGCAGCAGAGGGATTGGCTGTGA
- the LOC133872188 gene encoding thioredoxin-like protein AAED1, chloroplastic isoform X1, producing the protein MATSLSTLSTNNIRSNRITNPYSTRVLPNRALSLSRSPKHSKKTASLSPRQSHVIVPSAISGSSGIETSAVSEDTTSLLDTVKVLDLNGNAIPISDLWKDRRSVVAFARHFGCVLCRKRADYLASKQDIMDKSGVALVLIGPGSIDQARAFTEQTKFKGEVYADPSHSSYEALKFVSGVSTTFTPKAGLKIIQLYMEGYRQDWKLSFERDTVNRGGWQQGGIIVAGPGKSNISYVHKDKEAGDDPDIEDILKACCS; encoded by the exons ATGGCGACTTCTCTGTCTACTCTCTCAACCAATAATATCCGCTCCAACAGAATCACCAATCCATATTCGACACGTGTGCTCCCTAATCGCGCTCTCAGCCTCTCTCGCAGTCCCAAACACTCTAAGAAAACAGCCAGTCTCTCACCACGGCAAAGCCACGTAATCGTACCATCTGCAATTTCCGGCTCTTCCG GGATTGAGACTTCGGCGGTGAGTGAAGATACCACAAGTTTGCTGGACACAGTGAAAGTATTGGACTTGAATGGAAACGCGATTCCGATTTCTGATTTGTGGAAGGATAGGAGGTCTGTTGTCGCATTCGCTCGCCATTTCGG ATGTGTCCTTTGCCGCAAACGAGCTGATTATCTTGCCTCCAAGCAG GATATAATGGATAAATCTGGTGTGGCACTGGTTTTAATTGGACCTGGTAGCATTGATCAG GCTAGGGCATTTACTGAGCAAACAAAGTTCAAAGGAG AAGTTTATGCTGATCCTAGCCACTCATCATATGAGGCTTTAAAATTTGTTTCTGGGGTTTCAACTACATTCACTCCTAAA GCAGGTCTCAAGATAATACAGTTATACATGGAAGGTTATCGACAAGACTGGAAGCTCTCATTTGAAAGGGACACCGTGAATAGAGGTGGCTG GCAGCAAGGTGGAATTATAGTTGCAGGTCCTGGCAAAAGTAACATCTCATACGTTCACAAG GACAAAGAAGCTGGGGATGATCCTGATATTGAAGATATTTTGAAAGCATGTTGCTCATGA
- the LOC133872188 gene encoding thioredoxin-like protein AAED1, chloroplastic isoform X2, which produces MATSLSTLSTNNIRSNRITNPYSTRVLPNRALSLSRSPKHSKKTASLSPRQSHVIVPSAISGSSGIETSAVSEDTTSLLDTVKVLDLNGNAIPISDLWKDRRSVVAFARHFGCVLCRKRADYLASKQDIMDKSGVALVLIGPGSIDQARAFTEQTKFKGEVYADPSHSSYEALKFVSGVSTTFTPKAGLKIIQLYMEGYRQDWKLSFERDTVNRGGWTKKLGMILILKIF; this is translated from the exons ATGGCGACTTCTCTGTCTACTCTCTCAACCAATAATATCCGCTCCAACAGAATCACCAATCCATATTCGACACGTGTGCTCCCTAATCGCGCTCTCAGCCTCTCTCGCAGTCCCAAACACTCTAAGAAAACAGCCAGTCTCTCACCACGGCAAAGCCACGTAATCGTACCATCTGCAATTTCCGGCTCTTCCG GGATTGAGACTTCGGCGGTGAGTGAAGATACCACAAGTTTGCTGGACACAGTGAAAGTATTGGACTTGAATGGAAACGCGATTCCGATTTCTGATTTGTGGAAGGATAGGAGGTCTGTTGTCGCATTCGCTCGCCATTTCGG ATGTGTCCTTTGCCGCAAACGAGCTGATTATCTTGCCTCCAAGCAG GATATAATGGATAAATCTGGTGTGGCACTGGTTTTAATTGGACCTGGTAGCATTGATCAG GCTAGGGCATTTACTGAGCAAACAAAGTTCAAAGGAG AAGTTTATGCTGATCCTAGCCACTCATCATATGAGGCTTTAAAATTTGTTTCTGGGGTTTCAACTACATTCACTCCTAAA GCAGGTCTCAAGATAATACAGTTATACATGGAAGGTTATCGACAAGACTGGAAGCTCTCATTTGAAAGGGACACCGTGAATAGAGGTGGCTG GACAAAGAAGCTGGGGATGATCCTGATATTGAAGATATTTTGA
- the LOC133872223 gene encoding adenylate kinase 1, chloroplastic, whose amino-acid sequence MAAITRLARSSSSISYLRRCLSSAISSETNPLFTSRKDPKDRNVQWVFLGCPGVGKGTYASRLCKLLGVPHIATGDLVREELASSGPLSQQLSEIVNQGKLVSDEIIISLLSKRLESGEAKGDSGFILDGFPRTINQAEILEGVTDIDLVVNLKLQENVLLEKCLGRRICSECGKNFNLASINVKGENGNPGISMAPLLPPPHCTSKLITRSDDTETVVKERLRVYSEKSQPVEEFYRSRGKLLEFDLPGGIPQSWPKLLEALNLDDYEEKQSAAA is encoded by the exons ATGGCGGCCATAACCCGCCTGGCAAGGTCGTCCTCTTCCATTTCTTACTTGAGAAGATGCTTATCTTCAGCCATTTCATCAGAAACCAATCCTCTTTTTACAAGCCGCAAAGATCCCAAGGACAGAAATGTCCAATGGGTGTTTCTCGGCTGCCCGGGCGTGGGCAAGGGCACCTACGCCAGCCGCCTCTGTAAGCTCCTCGGCGTTCCCCACATCGCCACCGGCGATCTCGTCCGCGAAGAGCTCGCCTCCTCAGGGCCCCTCTCTCAACAG CTATCGGAGATTGTGAACCAAGGTAAATTGGTCTCAGATGAAATCATAATAAGCTTATTGTCAAAAAGACTGGAGTCTGGAGAAGCTAAAGGTGATTCAGGATTTATTCTTGATGGTTTTCCTCGAACAATAAATCAAGCG GAAATATTGGAAGGGGTGACCGACATTGACTTGGTGGTCAATCTGAAGCTCCAGGAAAATGTTTTGCTTGAGAAATGTCTTGGAAGAAGAATTTGCAGCGAATGTGGGAAAAATTTCAATCTGGCATCCATCAATGTCAAGGGTGAAAATGGGAATCCTGGTATTAGCATGGCTCCACTTCTTCCCCCACCACATTGCACATCAAAGCTTATTACTCGGTCAGATGATACTGAAACAGTTGTAAAAGAACGGCTTCGTGTATACAGTGAAAAG AGTCAGCCTGTGGAGGAATTTTATCGTAGTCGAGGAAAATTATTGGAGTTTGATCTGCCTGGAGGGATCCCACAGTCCTGGCCGAAATTGTTGGAAGCTCTTAATCTTGATGATTATGAGGAGAAGCAGTCTGCTGCAGCATAA
- the LOC133872886 gene encoding WRKY transcription factor 44 gives MDIKEAERIVIAKPVASRPTCSSFRSFSELLAGAIDASPSNVCAETAVTAIRPKTVRFKPMVNHAPAGLVSSQAEVSGTAVCNSSDKVSKFDSKSTVIYKPLAKLVSKTTVSLLANMGNFNTSHQQLQPSVEASVQHPSQDKQNFRSQITSNLHQNIPSHVETNQTVGPSKVASQNMEEEPKSLPITANADRPSYDGYNWRKYGQKQVKGSEYPRSYYKCTHPNCPVKKKVERSLDGQIAEIVYKGEHNHSKPQPPKRNSSGSQAVGFVSDGPVQDTNIPLWANHNNEGNEGSEGRVENQNEVGLSSRLTYQGNAPLPYDPVATGVTNAGGGTPDNSCGLSGECEEGSKATEPEDDEPRSKRRKSENQSNEAGVSGEGVQEPRVVVQNSTDTEIMVDGFRWRKYGQKVVKGNPYPRSYYRCTSLKCNVRKHVERASDDPRAFVTTYEGKHNHEMPVRNTNPVASETEPQAPKSKDKR, from the exons ATGGATATTAAGGAAGCAGAGAGAATAGTTATTGCTAAGCCAGTTGCTTCAAGGCCTACTTGTTCCAGTTTTAGATCTTTCTCAGAACTTCTCGCAGGCGCAATTGATGCCTCGCCTTCTAATGTATGCGCCGAAACTGCAGTTACTGCCATTAGACCAAAGACAGTGAGGTTCAAGCCAATGGTGAATCATGCTCCAGCTGGATTGGTTTCTTCCCAG GCTGAGGTCTCTGGAACAGCTGTTTGTAACTCATCTGACAAGGTTTCGAAATTTGATAGCAAATCAACTGTGATATACAAACCATTGGCTAAACTTGTATCGAAGACAACTGTTTCTCTCTTGGCAAATATG GGAAACTTCAATACTAGCCATCAACAACTACAACCATCAGTTGAGGCCTCTGTCCAACATCCAAGCCAAGATAAACAAAATTTCAGATCCCAAATTACCTCGAATCTTCACCAGAACATTCCATCACATGTTGAAACAAATCAGACAGTCGGGCCCTCAAAGGTAGCATCCCAGAACATGGAGGAGGAGCCAAAATCTTTGCCTATCACAGCTAATGCTGATAGACCTTCTTATGATGGATATAATTGGAGGAAATATGGCCAAAAGCAAGTCAAAGGAAGTGAGTACCCAAGAAGTTATTATAAGTGTACGCATCCAAATTGTCCTGTGAAAAAGAAGGTTGAGAGATCGTTGGACGGTCAGATTGCAGAGATTGTCTACAAGGGTGAGCACAACCATTCAAAGCCTCAACCTCCTAAGCGCAACTCGTCGGGGTCACAAGCAGTAGGATTTGTATCTGATGGGCCTGTTCAAGATACTAACATTCCTTTGTGGGCTAATCACAACAATGAAGGAAATGAAGGGTCTGAAGGTAGAGTTGAAAACCAGAATGAAGTAGGATTATCTTCACGTTTGACTTATCAGGGCAATGCTCCACTGCCTTACGATCCTGTAGCAACTGGAGTAACTAATGCTGGTGGTGGAACTCCTGATAATTCCTGTGGTCTTAGCGGAGAATGTGAAGAAGGGAGCAAAGCAACAGAGCCAGAGGATGATGAGCCCAGAAGTAAAAGAAG GAAAAGTGAGAATCAATCCAATGAGGCAGGCGTATCAGGGGAAGGCGTACAAGAGCCCCGCGTTGTGGTGCAAAACTCCACGGATACCGAGATTATGGTTGATGGCTTTCGCTGGAGGAAATATGGGCAGAAGGTTGTCAAAGGAAATCCTTATCCCAG AAGTTATTACAGATGTACCAGTCTCAAATGCAATGTGCGCAAACATGTGGAAAGAGCATCAGATGATCCAAGAGCTTTTGTCACAACATACGAGGGGAAACATAACCATGAAATGCCAGTGAGGAACACAAATCCAGTGGCCTCTGAAACAGAGCCACAGGCTCCTAAAAGTAAAGACAAGCGGTGA